One part of the Chryseobacterium mulctrae genome encodes these proteins:
- the cphA gene encoding cyanophycin synthetase → MKIEKIQALRGPNIWSIRRKKLIQMRLDLEEMEDFPTNKIEGFRERIEHLMPSLISHRCSEGTRGGFFHRIETGTWMGHVIEHIALEIQTLAGMETGFGRTRETKSPGVYNVVFDYIEENAGIYAAEQAVEIALALIENKEYDINACIQKLKEIRERVRLGPSTGSIVEEAVSRKIPWIRLGSNSLVQLGYGVNQQRFQATITGNTSSIAVDIACNKELTKRMLHDAAIPVPMGDLIVDEEELQSVIKKIGYPIVIKPLDGNHGKGSSINVNDWVSSVTGLEYAQKYSKKVIVEKYITGYDFRVLVINNKMVAAARRVPAHVVGDGESNLEQLIEKENKDPRRGYGHENVLTEITVDKDTLELLEKLQYTLETVPQKGEIVYLKSTANLSTGGTSIDVTDMVHPENITMAERISKIIGLDVCGIDIMAENLTQPLKESGGAIIEVNAAPGFRMHLAPSEGLPRNVAAPVVDMLYPQGKPFTIPIIAVTGTNGKTTTTRLISHIVKSNGYRVGFTTSDGIYIQNTMLTKGDTTGPISAEFILKDPTVEFAVLETARGGILRSGLGFGQCDIGVLTNIKEDHLGMNDIHNLKDLTKVKRVVLDSVKKSGWSVLNAEDEYSMRIINDLPSNVAIFSLDENNEYIKKFAKEGRTTCVYEEGYVTIKKGDWKIRIGKVKDFPITMEGKAKFMIDNVLAASLACYLYGFGIEDISNSLRTFIPSAQLTPGRLNVFKFKNFKVLIDFAHNPAGYEAIEDYLKNVESTKKIGIISGVGDRRDEDIRLCGKIAGRMFDHIIIRNEKHLRGRTEEEINGLIIDGMQSSGRDVSYETIPKEIDALKHAMGMAEEGTFITALSDVISNAIDLVQDYQARELLEDDKF, encoded by the coding sequence ATGAAAATTGAGAAGATACAGGCTTTGCGTGGTCCAAATATTTGGAGTATAAGAAGAAAGAAGCTGATACAGATGCGTTTGGATCTGGAGGAAATGGAAGATTTTCCTACAAATAAAATCGAAGGTTTTCGTGAAAGAATAGAACATCTTATGCCTTCGCTCATTAGTCACCGTTGTTCTGAAGGAACGAGAGGAGGTTTTTTTCATAGAATAGAAACTGGTACCTGGATGGGACATGTCATTGAGCATATCGCTTTAGAAATTCAAACTTTAGCGGGTATGGAAACAGGATTTGGAAGAACGCGCGAGACAAAATCTCCAGGAGTTTACAACGTCGTGTTTGATTATATCGAAGAAAATGCAGGAATCTATGCAGCCGAACAGGCGGTAGAAATTGCTTTAGCTTTAATTGAAAATAAAGAATACGATATCAATGCCTGTATTCAAAAGTTAAAAGAAATCAGAGAGCGTGTAAGATTGGGACCTTCAACAGGAAGTATTGTTGAGGAAGCAGTTTCAAGAAAAATTCCGTGGATAAGATTGGGAAGCAACTCGCTGGTTCAGTTAGGTTACGGAGTTAATCAACAAAGATTCCAGGCGACAATTACCGGAAATACAAGCTCGATTGCTGTAGATATTGCATGCAATAAAGAGCTGACGAAAAGAATGCTTCATGATGCTGCAATTCCTGTTCCGATGGGAGATTTAATTGTGGATGAGGAAGAACTACAAAGCGTTATCAAAAAAATTGGTTATCCTATCGTTATTAAACCTTTGGACGGAAATCACGGAAAAGGTTCTTCAATCAATGTTAATGATTGGGTTTCTTCTGTGACAGGTTTAGAATACGCTCAGAAATATTCAAAAAAAGTAATTGTTGAAAAATATATTACGGGATACGATTTCAGAGTTTTGGTAATCAATAATAAAATGGTTGCAGCAGCAAGAAGGGTTCCCGCTCATGTTGTTGGTGACGGTGAATCTAATCTTGAGCAATTAATTGAAAAAGAAAACAAAGATCCGAGAAGAGGATATGGTCACGAAAATGTTTTGACCGAAATCACAGTTGATAAAGACACTTTAGAATTACTTGAAAAACTCCAATATACTTTAGAAACAGTTCCTCAAAAAGGAGAAATAGTTTATCTAAAATCTACAGCTAATCTTTCTACAGGTGGTACTTCTATTGATGTTACCGATATGGTGCATCCGGAAAATATCACAATGGCTGAAAGAATTTCAAAAATCATCGGTTTAGATGTCTGCGGAATTGATATTATGGCAGAAAATCTTACACAGCCTTTGAAAGAAAGCGGCGGAGCAATCATTGAAGTAAATGCAGCTCCTGGTTTCAGAATGCATTTGGCTCCAAGTGAAGGTCTTCCGAGAAACGTTGCAGCTCCGGTTGTAGATATGTTGTATCCGCAAGGAAAACCTTTTACCATTCCGATTATTGCAGTTACAGGAACTAATGGAAAAACCACGACGACAAGATTAATTTCACATATCGTAAAAAGTAACGGTTATAGAGTAGGTTTCACCACATCAGACGGAATTTACATTCAGAATACGATGTTGACGAAAGGTGATACAACAGGTCCTATTTCAGCCGAATTTATTCTAAAAGATCCAACTGTAGAATTTGCAGTTTTGGAAACCGCACGTGGCGGAATTCTTCGTTCCGGTTTAGGTTTCGGACAGTGTGACATCGGGGTTTTAACCAATATTAAAGAAGATCATTTAGGAATGAATGATATTCACAACCTGAAAGATTTAACCAAAGTAAAAAGAGTAGTACTCGACAGTGTAAAGAAAAGCGGATGGAGCGTTTTGAATGCTGAAGATGAATATTCTATGAGAATCATCAACGATTTGCCGAGTAATGTCGCTATTTTTAGTTTAGATGAAAATAATGAATACATCAAAAAATTTGCTAAAGAAGGACGCACAACCTGTGTTTATGAAGAAGGCTATGTAACCATTAAAAAAGGCGATTGGAAAATAAGAATCGGAAAAGTAAAAGATTTCCCGATTACGATGGAAGGAAAGGCAAAATTCATGATAGATAATGTTTTGGCGGCGAGTTTGGCTTGTTATCTTTATGGTTTTGGGATTGAGGATATTTCAAACTCACTTCGTACATTTATTCCAAGTGCACAGTTGACTCCGGGAAGACTGAATGTATTTAAATTTAAAAACTTTAAAGTTTTGATAGATTTTGCACACAATCCTGCAGGTTATGAAGCGATTGAAGATTATCTTAAAAATGTAGAATCTACCAAGAAAATCGGAATTATTTCCGGTGTGGGAGACAGAAGAGATGAAGACATCAGACTGTGTGGAAAAATTGCCGGAAGAATGTTTGATCATATTATCATCAGAAACGAAAAACATCTTCGAGGAAGAACAGAAGAAGAAATCAACGGTTTGATTATCGACGGAATGCAATCTTCGGGAAGAGATGTGAGCTACGAAACGATTCCTAAAGAAATTGATGCGCTGAAACACGCAATGGGAATGGCGGAAGAAGGAACTTTTATTACAGCTCTAAGTGATGTAATTTCTAATGCAATTGACCTTGTTCAGGATTATCAGGCGAGGGAATTGCTTGAAGACGATAAATTTTAA
- a CDS encoding type 1 glutamine amidotransferase, whose protein sequence is MKDVRIALLDMNNNQANQGFKNIKEISENFQKQSEENISITGFDVRHKNEIPNIEDFDIFISSGGPGNPHREGFEWEQKFADFLDSVYEYNKHNDAKKYLFLICHSFQLASIHWDLGNICKRKSYSFGVQPIHKTEEGEAEFLFKNLPDPFYAVDSRAYQFIEPNVERFEELDMKMVAIEKSRPHIDLERAIMAVRFSDEIFGTQFHPEANPDGMIENLKDEKNKEAMIENYGMEKYLETVDRINDEDKIVLTQSQILPRFLSDAKKNILKQNTATA, encoded by the coding sequence ATGAAAGATGTAAGAATTGCTTTGCTGGATATGAACAACAATCAGGCGAATCAGGGATTTAAAAATATAAAAGAAATCTCTGAGAATTTCCAGAAGCAATCGGAAGAAAATATAAGTATTACAGGTTTTGATGTAAGACATAAAAATGAAATTCCAAACATTGAAGATTTTGATATATTTATTTCTTCCGGCGGACCGGGAAATCCGCACCGTGAAGGCTTTGAATGGGAGCAGAAATTTGCAGATTTTTTAGATTCAGTTTATGAATATAACAAGCATAATGATGCAAAAAAATATCTTTTTCTGATTTGTCATTCTTTCCAATTGGCAAGTATTCATTGGGATTTAGGAAATATCTGTAAAAGAAAATCTTATTCTTTTGGAGTGCAGCCTATTCATAAAACGGAAGAAGGTGAAGCTGAATTTTTATTCAAAAACCTACCCGATCCTTTTTATGCTGTAGATTCCAGAGCATATCAGTTTATTGAACCTAATGTAGAGCGTTTTGAAGAATTAGATATGAAAATGGTAGCGATTGAAAAATCTCGTCCTCATATCGATTTGGAGCGGGCAATTATGGCAGTTCGTTTTTCTGATGAAATTTTCGGAACACAGTTTCATCCTGAAGCTAATCCTGACGGAATGATTGAAAATCTGAAAGACGAGAAAAATAAAGAAGCTATGATTGAAAATTACGGTATGGAAAAATATCTGGAAACCGTAGACAGAATTAATGACGAAGACAAAATCGTTCTTACACAATCTCAGATTCTACCTCGTTTTTTAAGCGATGCTAAGAAAAATATTTTGAAACAAAATACGGCAACAGCCTGA
- a CDS encoding carboxylate-amine ligase codes for MHQFTIGIEEEYQIIDVESRDLISHVSKIIEGGKAVLSENLKHEMHESMIEMETGICQNIQEAQAELTNLRRHLINTAHEQGLRVSGGGTHPFSNWEHNTITNGERYNKIVDDMGDVARGNLIFGLHVHIGIPNREEGVRIQNVMRYFLPHVYALSVNSPFWIGRSTGFKSYRQEIFVKFPRTGIPSYFNSLAEFDSYVDLLVKTGTIDNAKKIWWDLRVHPFYPTIEFRICDMPLRIEETVCLAAIMQSLVAKIYKLHQQNLSFRSYRRLLLNENKWRASRDGVHSKLIDFGKEESVPYPDLLKELLEFIDDVVDDLGCRKEVEYAWKILENGTGADRQLAVYKETGDLKKVVDYMISETEYGITHNQTAL; via the coding sequence ATGCATCAATTTACAATAGGAATCGAAGAAGAATATCAGATTATCGATGTTGAAAGCCGCGATTTAATTTCTCATGTTTCAAAAATTATTGAAGGTGGAAAAGCTGTTTTAAGTGAAAATTTAAAACACGAAATGCACGAATCAATGATTGAAATGGAAACCGGAATTTGCCAGAATATTCAGGAAGCTCAGGCTGAACTCACCAATCTTAGAAGACATTTAATCAATACAGCGCACGAACAGGGACTTCGTGTTTCCGGAGGTGGAACTCATCCTTTTTCAAACTGGGAACACAACACGATTACAAACGGTGAACGTTACAACAAAATTGTAGACGATATGGGCGATGTTGCCCGTGGAAATCTTATTTTCGGATTACACGTTCACATTGGAATTCCCAACCGTGAAGAAGGCGTGAGAATACAGAATGTAATGCGTTATTTCCTTCCGCATGTTTATGCACTTTCCGTAAACTCCCCTTTTTGGATTGGAAGAAGCACAGGCTTTAAATCTTACAGACAAGAAATTTTCGTCAAATTCCCAAGAACCGGAATTCCGAGTTACTTTAATTCGTTGGCGGAATTTGACAGTTATGTTGATCTTTTGGTAAAAACCGGAACGATTGACAATGCCAAAAAAATATGGTGGGATCTGCGTGTTCATCCGTTTTATCCAACTATTGAGTTCAGAATTTGTGATATGCCTTTAAGAATTGAAGAAACAGTTTGTCTGGCTGCAATTATGCAGAGTTTAGTGGCTAAAATTTACAAGCTTCACCAGCAGAATTTAAGCTTCAGAAGTTACAGAAGATTATTGCTTAACGAAAATAAATGGCGTGCTTCCAGAGATGGAGTTCATTCTAAACTGATTGATTTTGGTAAAGAAGAATCGGTACCTTATCCTGATCTTTTAAAAGAACTTTTAGAGTTTATCGATGATGTTGTAGATGATTTAGGATGCAGAAAAGAAGTAGAATATGCCTGGAAAATTTTGGAAAACGGAACCGGCGCAGACCGACAATTAGCGGTCTATAAAGAAACAGGCGACTTAAAGAAAGTCGTTGATTATATGATATCTGAGACAGAATACGGCATCACGCACAACCAAACTGCTTTATAA
- a CDS encoding ATP-grasp domain-containing protein, translated as MAKKVGILFGMEDTFPWAFIDKVNELGGGEVIAEAVNIDKLEQGADYGYAVIIDRISQDVPFYRAYLKNAALNGTYVINNPFWWSADEKFFNNALMTKLGIPLPKTVLLPSHERPTDTSETSFRNLKFPHDWEYIFDYVGFPAYMKPHDGGGWKSVYRVENPQDLWDKLSETEQLVMMVQEEIVFQDYYRVYCLGQKYVHIMPYEPRNAPHLRYETTHQTEGEDLKKLLKTIHDYTIKMNQALGYDFNTVEFAVRDGIPYAIDFCNPAPDADKNSVGEENFAWIVEHSAKLAIEKAKEYVPGKPNISWGTFVKDSVK; from the coding sequence ATGGCAAAAAAAGTAGGAATTTTATTCGGGATGGAAGATACATTTCCGTGGGCATTTATTGATAAAGTAAACGAACTTGGAGGCGGAGAAGTAATCGCTGAAGCAGTGAATATAGATAAACTGGAGCAAGGTGCAGATTATGGGTATGCCGTGATTATTGACAGAATTTCTCAGGATGTTCCTTTCTACAGAGCTTATCTTAAAAATGCAGCTTTAAACGGAACCTATGTAATCAACAATCCTTTTTGGTGGAGTGCTGATGAAAAATTCTTCAACAATGCTTTAATGACTAAACTTGGAATTCCTTTACCTAAAACCGTTTTGCTTCCTTCACACGAAAGACCTACAGATACTTCAGAAACTTCATTCAGAAACCTAAAGTTTCCACACGACTGGGAATATATTTTTGATTACGTAGGATTTCCGGCTTATATGAAACCTCATGATGGTGGTGGCTGGAAAAGCGTTTACCGAGTAGAAAATCCGCAGGATCTTTGGGATAAACTGAGCGAAACAGAACAATTAGTGATGATGGTGCAGGAAGAAATTGTTTTCCAGGATTATTACAGGGTGTATTGTTTAGGACAAAAATACGTTCACATTATGCCATATGAGCCAAGAAATGCACCTCATTTGAGATATGAAACTACTCATCAAACAGAAGGTGAAGATTTGAAAAAATTATTGAAAACAATTCATGATTATACCATAAAAATGAATCAGGCTTTAGGATATGATTTCAACACCGTAGAATTTGCGGTAAGAGACGGAATTCCTTATGCTATTGATTTCTGTAACCCAGCTCCGGATGCAGACAAAAATTCTGTAGGAGAAGAAAATTTCGCCTGGATTGTAGAACATTCTGCAAAATTAGCCATTGAAAAAGCTAAAGAATACGTTCCCGGAAAACCTAATATTTCGTGGGGAACTTTTGTAAAAGACTCTGTAAAATAA
- a CDS encoding alpha/beta hydrolase-fold protein has translation MPHIEHTDYYSNILGTSLKVEVTGHYGYPIIMFPTSQGLYTQNHDFHLNSSINYFIEQGKVKLYNVQTIDAWTFYDEKISPQQRIKNYEKYVQFLIQEFVPYIQKLHQIHRVAIAGASFGGYHAANFAFRFPDVISHLFCLSGAFSIRNFMDGYDGELVYFNCPREFVKNDEAWKYKHMHIVLSTSDEDICKDKNVEMAGILASKGIDFWYDEKKWINHDWPLWRMTFPTYIGAFF, from the coding sequence ATGCCACATATAGAACATACAGATTATTATTCCAATATCTTAGGAACAAGCCTTAAAGTGGAAGTTACGGGACATTACGGTTATCCGATTATTATGTTTCCGACCTCACAAGGTTTATATACTCAAAATCATGATTTTCACCTGAACAGCAGCATCAATTATTTTATTGAGCAGGGAAAAGTAAAATTATACAACGTTCAAACGATTGATGCGTGGACTTTTTATGACGAAAAAATTTCGCCGCAACAAAGAATAAAAAATTATGAAAAATATGTACAGTTTCTGATTCAGGAGTTTGTTCCTTATATCCAAAAACTTCACCAGATCCATCGTGTTGCGATTGCAGGAGCGAGTTTCGGAGGTTATCATGCAGCTAATTTTGCGTTTCGTTTTCCGGATGTGATTTCGCATTTATTCTGTCTTTCGGGAGCATTCAGCATTAGAAATTTCATGGATGGATATGATGGTGAACTGGTTTATTTTAACTGTCCGAGAGAATTTGTAAAAAACGATGAAGCCTGGAAATATAAGCATATGCACATTGTTTTAAGCACTTCTGATGAAGATATATGCAAAGATAAAAATGTGGAAATGGCAGGGATTTTAGCCTCAAAAGGAATTGATTTCTGGTATGACGAAAAAAAATGGATCAATCACGACTGGCCACTTTGGAGAATGACTTTTCCAACGTACATCGGGGCATTTTTTTAA
- a CDS encoding ATP-grasp domain-containing protein, whose protein sequence is MKEKTIVCISCYYKGYDFMDEMKKLGNKIILVTSENLKEKNWPWHAVDEVFYMPEIKPSVWNLDHLIQGFSHLMKTRKVDAVIALDDYDVEKAALIRETFRIPGMGQTTHRYFRDKLAMRQKAKDSGINVPEFTAVFNDQEVKDFTEKVSPPWVLKPRSEASASGIKKLKTQEELWNALEKLGEERHLFLLESFKPGDVYHVDSLTFNKEIVFTSASKYLAPPMQVSHEGGVFRTKTLGRYSEEFKALEEANAKVLNNFGLLNGATHTEFIRGKEDKKWYFLETSSRVGGAHIPDLVEASSNINIWREWAKIEDALLRGNHYEVSKPTGYYSGLIVALIKDLAPNYKDFECEEVVKFLPIDYHVGIVYKSKDSDIVQDRLDSAAEKIHAEMLNVLPPKDKPSS, encoded by the coding sequence ATGAAGGAGAAAACCATCGTATGCATTTCGTGCTATTATAAAGGTTACGATTTTATGGACGAGATGAAAAAACTCGGTAATAAAATCATCCTCGTAACATCGGAAAATTTAAAAGAAAAAAACTGGCCATGGCACGCTGTCGATGAAGTTTTCTATATGCCGGAGATAAAGCCTTCGGTCTGGAATCTTGATCATCTTATTCAGGGATTTTCTCACTTGATGAAAACCAGGAAAGTAGATGCTGTAATCGCTTTGGATGATTATGATGTTGAAAAAGCTGCACTGATTCGTGAGACATTCCGTATTCCCGGAATGGGACAGACAACGCACCGTTATTTCAGAGATAAACTCGCCATGCGTCAAAAAGCAAAAGACTCCGGAATCAATGTTCCTGAATTTACTGCTGTGTTTAATGATCAGGAAGTAAAAGATTTCACCGAAAAAGTTTCTCCGCCATGGGTTTTGAAGCCACGTTCTGAAGCTTCAGCATCAGGAATTAAAAAATTAAAAACTCAGGAAGAGCTTTGGAATGCTTTGGAAAAACTGGGTGAAGAGAGACATTTATTTCTTCTCGAAAGTTTTAAACCAGGCGATGTTTACCATGTAGACAGTTTAACATTCAATAAAGAGATTGTTTTTACTTCTGCTTCAAAATACCTTGCTCCACCGATGCAGGTTTCTCATGAGGGCGGGGTTTTCAGAACCAAAACTTTAGGAAGATATTCTGAAGAGTTTAAAGCTTTGGAAGAAGCTAATGCAAAAGTTTTAAACAACTTTGGCTTGCTTAATGGTGCTACTCACACAGAATTTATTCGTGGTAAAGAAGACAAAAAATGGTATTTCCTGGAAACTTCCTCAAGAGTTGGAGGTGCGCATATTCCAGATTTGGTAGAAGCTTCTAGCAATATTAATATTTGGCGTGAATGGGCAAAGATTGAAGATGCATTGCTAAGAGGAAATCATTACGAAGTTTCAAAACCAACTGGATATTATTCGGGATTGATCGTAGCGTTGATTAAAGATTTAGCTCCCAATTATAAAGATTTTGAATGTGAAGAAGTTGTGAAATTTCTTCCAATCGACTATCATGTAGGAATTGTTTATAAGTCGAAAGATTCTGATATTGTTCAGGACAGGCTTGATTCTGCAGCTGAAAAGATTCATGCGGAGATGTTGAATGTACTTCCCCCGAAAGATAAACCGAGTTCTTAA
- a CDS encoding leucyl aminopeptidase family protein produces the protein MQLFNKKNKQYAQIFQLFTEESWTLNSKKFNKNIALLFSGKKHEVFIETSEKTITYYIGLGKETLQNFEFQQIGVKFSQTQKKNIQTVPTLLISEFIIQKQFEEFTKGLLLGTYTYPFDKTHPFWNKSFELHFGNLSQKKLDTISSRIDAICQGQVACQDWLNKPANLKKPEIFNTYLKNLAKKNQLKHTVFNRKKCAELGLGAFLSVNQGSAYDAAFTILEYKTTEKNAKTFGLVGKCVLFDTGGISLKASDNMHYMKSDMGGATAVIGALIYASQMKLPVNITAILPITDNAISENAYLPSDVITAYNGKTIEVLNTDAEGRMTLADGLSYLSKNYKTDILIDLATLTGSSVRMFGDTCGAMFSNNEDLKNLLIKTGDKTNQRLWNLPLWDVWLDDFKSDVADFKNISMKPLGDCIIAAKFLEQFIGNHPNWAHLDIAGVAFGSVGYAKEKAATGFGVQLLADLIENYH, from the coding sequence ATGCAATTATTCAATAAAAAAAATAAACAATATGCTCAGATCTTTCAATTATTCACAGAAGAATCCTGGACTCTAAACTCTAAAAAATTCAACAAAAATATTGCCCTTCTTTTTTCAGGAAAAAAACATGAAGTTTTTATAGAAACCAGTGAAAAAACCATCACTTATTATATAGGTCTTGGAAAAGAAACTTTACAGAATTTTGAATTTCAGCAAATTGGAGTAAAATTCTCTCAGACTCAAAAAAAAAATATACAAACCGTACCTACGTTATTAATTTCTGAATTCATTATTCAAAAACAATTTGAAGAGTTCACAAAAGGATTACTATTAGGAACTTACACTTACCCATTTGATAAAACCCATCCTTTTTGGAATAAATCTTTCGAGCTTCATTTTGGGAATTTAAGCCAGAAAAAATTAGATACTATTTCTTCAAGAATAGATGCGATCTGTCAAGGACAAGTAGCTTGTCAGGATTGGCTTAATAAACCAGCCAATCTAAAAAAGCCTGAGATCTTCAATACTTATCTAAAGAATTTAGCCAAGAAAAATCAGTTAAAGCACACCGTTTTTAATAGAAAAAAATGTGCCGAATTAGGTCTTGGAGCCTTTCTTTCTGTTAATCAGGGAAGTGCTTATGATGCCGCTTTTACTATTTTGGAATATAAAACAACGGAGAAAAACGCCAAAACTTTTGGGCTTGTAGGAAAATGCGTTTTATTTGACACGGGGGGAATTTCCCTGAAAGCTTCAGACAATATGCACTATATGAAATCTGACATGGGAGGTGCAACCGCAGTGATTGGAGCACTAATTTACGCATCGCAAATGAAACTTCCCGTTAACATTACAGCAATTTTACCGATTACTGACAATGCAATTTCTGAAAATGCCTACTTACCAAGCGATGTCATTACGGCTTACAACGGAAAAACAATTGAAGTTTTAAACACCGATGCAGAAGGCAGAATGACTCTTGCAGATGGCTTATCTTATCTTTCAAAAAATTACAAAACGGATATTTTAATTGATCTTGCAACCCTTACAGGAAGTTCGGTAAGAATGTTTGGAGACACTTGTGGAGCGATGTTTTCTAACAATGAGGATTTGAAAAATCTTTTAATTAAAACCGGTGATAAGACTAATCAGAGATTATGGAATCTTCCTTTATGGGATGTTTGGTTGGATGATTTTAAATCTGATGTTGCCGATTTTAAAAATATTTCAATGAAACCTCTCGGAGATTGTATTATTGCTGCAAAATTCTTGGAACAATTCATCGGAAACCATCCAAATTGGGCACATCTCGACATTGCAGGAGTTGCATTTGGAAGTGTAGGATATGCAAAAGAAAAAGCAGCAACCGGCTTTGGAGTGCAATTACTGGCCGATTTAATCGAAAATTATCATTAA
- a CDS encoding alpha/beta hydrolase-fold protein yields the protein MKFTLNTAEKDSRPIFITGNFNKWNPKDYHFQLTILDENIYSIDIEDQLLGDDIEYKFTKGGWENVELDQYGNITPNRKINKKSGTTNDFVEKWRFNWGPFKDEFFPIVEVISEEFYIPQLDRYRKVWALLPYDYYISDKKYPVLYLQDAQNLFNEGSAYGNWEIDKKLSILAEYGRGDVIVIAVEHGSEDRIKEYIFDNDNVANGSEGKKYIRFVTDTLKPFVDEHYRTKKDRENTGIGGSSLGALISLYSGFLYPEVYSKLLIFSPSLWIEPNNNFPMMSFRVPFKTKIYLYGGEQEGAKMVKRIQVFENYLQRWEKKNLFDFEFKTNINPDGEHSEFYWSQEFPRAIEWLFYNNTENPVEVTPKQENIKNKTI from the coding sequence ATGAAATTTACGCTCAATACGGCAGAAAAAGACAGCAGACCTATTTTCATCACCGGAAATTTTAATAAATGGAATCCTAAAGATTACCATTTTCAACTTACAATTTTGGATGAAAACATCTACAGCATTGACATTGAAGACCAATTGCTAGGTGATGACATAGAATATAAATTCACAAAAGGCGGTTGGGAAAATGTAGAACTGGATCAGTACGGAAACATTACGCCAAACAGAAAAATCAACAAAAAATCTGGAACAACCAATGATTTTGTGGAAAAATGGAGATTCAACTGGGGACCATTTAAAGATGAGTTCTTCCCTATTGTTGAGGTGATCTCTGAAGAATTTTACATTCCGCAGCTTGACCGTTACCGTAAAGTTTGGGCACTTTTACCCTACGATTATTATATTTCAGATAAAAAATATCCTGTGCTTTATCTTCAGGATGCTCAAAATTTATTCAATGAAGGCAGCGCCTACGGAAACTGGGAGATCGACAAAAAACTATCGATTCTTGCGGAATACGGTCGTGGAGATGTTATCGTAATCGCAGTAGAACACGGAAGCGAAGACCGGATTAAAGAATATATTTTCGATAATGATAACGTTGCCAACGGATCTGAAGGGAAAAAATACATCAGATTCGTTACTGACACTTTAAAACCTTTTGTTGATGAACATTATCGTACAAAAAAAGACCGCGAAAACACAGGGATTGGCGGAAGCTCTTTAGGAGCGCTCATCAGTCTTTACAGTGGTTTTCTTTACCCTGAAGTTTATTCTAAACTGCTTATTTTTTCACCTTCCCTTTGGATAGAACCCAACAATAACTTTCCGATGATGAGTTTCAGAGTTCCTTTTAAGACTAAAATCTATCTTTATGGAGGCGAACAGGAAGGAGCTAAAATGGTAAAAAGAATTCAGGTTTTTGAAAACTATTTACAACGGTGGGAAAAGAAAAACCTTTTTGATTTTGAATTTAAAACCAATATCAATCCCGACGGAGAACATAGCGAATTTTATTGGTCACAGGAATTTCCTAGAGCAATTGAATGGCTTTTCTATAATAATACAGAAAACCCTGTTGAAGTAACACCAAAACAGGAAAATATTAAAAATAAAACGATTTAA